Proteins encoded by one window of Sediminicoccus rosea:
- a CDS encoding DJ-1/PfpI family protein produces the protein MAHLNIGSLIFDDLDQVDLTGPHEVLSRLPDSTWKIYAKTMAPARDMKGLRILPDALLEEAPQLDVLHVPGGFGVDAAMADPVILEWVRRQAMGAQAVFTVCTGALLLGATGLLRGKRATTHWASHHMLPIFGATAVNERVVEDGKFVTAAGVTSGFDGALHLAAKLRGTEVAQGIQLYMQYDPRPPFDSGTPETAPAALVASTRAAMASVLERREKAVRAVAAAFT, from the coding sequence ATGGCCCATCTCAACATCGGCAGCCTGATCTTCGACGATCTCGACCAGGTGGACCTCACCGGCCCGCATGAGGTGCTTTCGCGCCTGCCGGATTCGACCTGGAAGATCTACGCCAAGACCATGGCGCCGGCGCGCGACATGAAGGGCCTTCGCATCCTGCCCGACGCCCTGCTGGAGGAGGCGCCGCAGCTCGATGTGCTGCACGTGCCGGGCGGCTTCGGCGTGGATGCGGCGATGGCGGACCCCGTGATCCTCGAATGGGTGCGCCGCCAGGCGATGGGTGCGCAGGCGGTCTTCACCGTCTGCACCGGCGCGCTGCTGCTGGGCGCCACCGGCCTGCTGCGCGGCAAGCGCGCCACCACCCATTGGGCGAGCCACCACATGCTGCCCATCTTCGGCGCGACCGCGGTGAATGAGCGCGTGGTGGAGGACGGCAAGTTCGTCACGGCCGCCGGCGTCACCTCGGGCTTCGACGGTGCGCTGCACCTGGCCGCCAAGCTGCGCGGGACGGAGGTCGCGCAGGGCATCCAGCTCTACATGCAATACGACCCGCGCCCGCCCTTCGATTCCGGCACGCCCGAGACGGCGCCGGCCGCGCTCGTCGCCTCGACCCGCGCGGCGATGGCCTCGGTGCTGGAGCGGCGCGAGAAGGCGGTGCGCGCTGTGGCGGCGGCCTTCACCTGA
- a CDS encoding LysR family transcriptional regulator translates to MDWRAARFDWNHARAFLATAEEGSLSAAARALGITQPTLGRQVAALEQELGAVLFERVGRGLRLTPGGEALLGHLRAMGEAAGRFSLAAAGQSDSIAGRIRITTTHVYAAHLLPPVVIRLRAQHPGIEVEIVAENKPTDLLRREADIAIRNYASTQPELVVRKLRDDAGHFYATPAYLRSIGRPRNAAEMARGVFIGFPTPEMMAAALQARGYALTPAHFPITCENHLVQWEYVKQGAGIGLMTEAVGDAEPLVRRVLPRAAPIRFPMYLAAHRELHASRRMRVVFDALVAALARPPMDAPQP, encoded by the coding sequence ATGGATTGGCGCGCCGCCCGCTTCGACTGGAACCACGCCCGCGCCTTCCTCGCGACGGCCGAGGAAGGCTCGCTCTCGGCCGCCGCGCGCGCGCTCGGCATCACCCAGCCCACGCTGGGGCGGCAGGTCGCGGCGCTGGAGCAGGAGCTGGGCGCCGTGCTCTTCGAGCGCGTGGGCCGTGGGCTGCGCCTGACGCCGGGGGGTGAGGCGCTGCTCGGCCATCTGCGCGCGATGGGCGAGGCGGCGGGCCGCTTTTCGCTCGCCGCCGCCGGCCAGTCGGACAGCATCGCGGGGCGCATCCGCATCACCACCACGCATGTCTATGCGGCGCATCTCCTGCCGCCGGTCGTGATCCGGCTGCGGGCGCAGCATCCGGGGATCGAGGTGGAGATCGTGGCGGAGAACAAGCCGACCGACCTGCTGCGGCGCGAGGCGGACATCGCCATCCGCAACTACGCCTCCACCCAGCCGGAGCTGGTGGTGCGGAAGCTGCGCGATGATGCGGGGCATTTCTACGCGACGCCGGCCTATCTGCGGAGCATCGGCCGGCCGCGCAACGCGGCGGAGATGGCGCGCGGCGTCTTCATCGGCTTCCCCACGCCGGAGATGATGGCGGCGGCGCTACAGGCGCGCGGCTATGCGCTGACGCCGGCGCATTTCCCCATCACCTGCGAGAACCACCTGGTGCAGTGGGAATATGTGAAGCAGGGCGCCGGCATCGGCCTGATGACCGAGGCGGTGGGCGATGCCGAGCCGCTGGTGCGCCGCGTCCTGCCCCGCGCGGCCCCCATCCGCTTCCCCATGTATCTCGCCGCCCATCGCGAACTGCATGCGAGCCGCCGCATGCGTGTCGTGTTCGACGCGCTGGTGGCGGCCCTCGCGCGGCCCCCCATGGACGCGCCGCAACCCTGA